taatgcCAAAATGCCTAATGAATTGCTCCATACAAATATACCCaattttttcaaagaaaaacatCACCCTTCCTACGTGATTCCCCAATTACAAAAGAAAGAGGACACTACTTTGCCTCATACCTCATCACGAATCAAAATAGAaggaaagaaaaacatatagtaTCCTTGCAATCCCATGGAAAAACCCATCCCcaatacacaatcataaaaaaatcaagaagACAAGCTTAACACCCCTTACCTTGAATTCATGCAATGAGATCACCTTAGCCTACACATTCCCATTTTTTACTCACCCAAAGCCCCAATTTTTAACTTAGGTAAAAACTCTTTGTTTTCCCTTAGCTagcaattaaaaagaaaaaaaaattaatcctcAAGAATGTACTAAAAGATTATCCATAATTTATCCTTTCTTACTCTAGCCAAAATTGGAACACATAACCCCTATTACTTAAGCACCACTCCAAACCATATTAATCATCACATCTTTCTTGTCATTCCACACACATGACAACATTACAATATCTCCACACATTCAATGCATTCAagaaaaacaaccaaataaattctaaacttgccaaataaaattttaagccATCACAAAAACGTATAAGTTACACAAAAACTTGAACTCATGACCATTAATCCATAGCTAAGGTCTTAACCAACCATGCTACTCTACATCTTTGTTTATAATCATcactttataattataattacttttcatgggtcttacaccCAACACCCAGGACCACTAGAACTCATCGTCAAGTGATCGTCCAACGATTCCAAGTTAGTGCCCAAAACCTTAGACCTCTAAAGCTCAATGACTTGAGTTCTCCGCTTGGCGATCAAAAATTTTGTGAAACTTCTTAGCATCGTATCAAAAATTAAATCCTTATCTAACAAAGATAGGTTATCTAACTTGACTATGTAGGCAAGTCTagctttttcttaatttaaattattttgttcttgTTCAAAATAGACCTTAGgtagatcaaattgaataatcCTAACACAATCAAATAAGTTTCACAAACAACatttcaaatccaaataaatCAACAACTCAAATCACTATCACAATAGCTTTAATTTCATCATCATAATCAAttcatcaatttaaaaaaaaaatcaatcattataaataaactagcttcccttacctaaaGTAAAAAACTCTGAATTGAATGTTGCTTCTACAACTCTAATTTTCACATGATGCTCTAACTCAACAAAGAAAATCCTATCATAAACAAATAGAAATCCACCTTGTACTATTTTGAGCCATCTGCATGAACCAAAGAGACCATATGCAACTAAAAACAATACACTATCtcaaaaaagagtaaaaaaagtGAACTTACTCTATCTTGAATTTTGACCGATTAGGTGTGTAGAACTCTTTGCAAGGATCCTTCCTATGATATATGATCTTTAAACAGATAAAAGATCTAgaaagaagataaagaaaagtttataaaagaattttaaaaagattatactttttataaaatgaaaatcgattaatatagaaattttatttataatataatgttttaaataataaattaattgagtGTATCTTTTAAAAgcactattattttatactattttctCTTAATCCTTACacattatacaaaaattaaatttaaggtttgttttgttatttaaaaaatatttgttgttgttttcactAAATTTAAGATCAAGAAAATGTAAAAGATGTAgatatgtttcattttcttagAAGTATTTGGTAGAGACTAATAAGGtatttattgttgatttatataccatgattttgaattaaaagaaataaataagtttCACGAAAATCATAAAacgaaaaaaatgttttatgaaCTGAAAATGCAATGCGAGCAAGAcaacaaaatattgtatttatttatttattgattttctgTATCAATTgttcacattatttttttttatatttagttatttgatttgtttatatttaattatttgtatttcgAATTAGTCTTGTTTTTATGGATTATTTTTATGTGGAGTTCAAATCTAATTCCCAAGTTGTTTATTAGATAAAAGATATAGACACTTTACTTGTACTACTTAATTTGAAAAAcgtaaaaatgttttctctagAACTTAtttactatattaaaatatattattttacatccattttaccattttgtaattattgcattttcattaatataactgaaaatattagaattgctaatataaaaaaaatcacaagttttaagtttagataaattaaaaaatacatatttttttactcaaaaCAATTGTGTAAGTTTTTAAAGTCGTCAATTTTAACGTACGAAGAGTAAACgacttttctaatttttatgaagaacttatgtttttataaatttcttcaAACACATTTACTTAACACAGATgactttatattaaaaaaatgaatatttaattaggacatttgaaaaaagaattacAAACAAACAAGACGTTGAATTAATAGAGGAATAgattatcatatttaaattcattaaaaactTATTAGTTAGTTAACTTACTTTTTTCTTTGACATGATTAATTAACTTACCAAATAGGCTGCTTACCCAGTCAAAATAATCTTACCAGATCTTATAAATTTCTAAAACCCACTGGAAACCTGTGTATGTACctttatatgataataaaaaattagaaagtaaaattaaaaagttagaaaatataatatttattaaatacaaaattattattaaaattatattgaactataaaaagattattataaaaagcaattacagaaaaaaaaacattttttattaaattttccaCATATATTATAgacaattattatttattatgaatagttgtttataaaaataataaaatcaattatattaataagaGTAAGATccagaataaaatatatataataagagaGAAGTTACACTTCATTGTTAACAGTCATAGCAGTTAtgaagtaaaacaaaattttctacatttttaaattaaatcttatttttcaaCACCTCAAAATCTCGTGtcataaatacttttaaaatgcTTAAACAGGTTTTTTAGAATTGAACTGGTAATAATAAGGCACTGTTTGTTCTTATtaaaaatcttttctttttcatatgaGGTAGTTTTATACTAACACGATGACATGCttatgaaaagaaaacattttccaGAAAAGTAATTCCCATATTTTAGGATATCGATTTGGTGGGAAGCAACCATAAACAACTTCCTTGTCCTTGTGCCAAACACTTGGTGAACAAGACAGAATCggttttctctttcttccaatCCAAACCCAATTGCACCAAAAAAATTCCAAATAGAATGAACATTGTATTAAAGAGAGTAGTGGCTGGAGTGGGTCATAGTGAGTAAAAGCACGTTTGCCGTATCTCGTGAGGTCGTGTTCCTGTGGACCCCTCTTGTCCCTCTCCACCTTCCCTTCTTGGATTATGTGGTTAGATATTCTTAAAGTTTCAAAGTACATTGATAAATCATAAATACCATACactagaataataatataataataatgatgaaataatatataataatcaaaCCAAGAAAATGGAAAACAAGACAGGAAGACAAAACATCACTAAGAGAATATGCacatatatgtgtgtgtgtgggtgtttGTATATATAGATAGACACACAAGCACATATGTTGAGAGAAAGgtagtttcttttcttttgggtTCCTTTCTTATGTGGCATACTTTGCATCTCATGCAGCAGCGTCTTGAAATTCTCTGTAACGGTTATTTTTGTGAAGGGGGAGAGGAGAAAGGACACTGATCAGTGACTACTGTTTTTTGGTTGAAATTGCGACTTCTGAAATGGATTACAGCGATTacaagtatatatatttatatttctcaGCCCTTTCCTTTGCCtcagtctttttctttttctgggtCTGTCTCTTCTCTTGGGAAAGCCACACCTTTGGGAACTGCATTTCGTTTTCAACATGTACTTTTTCGTGCTCTTCAATTTTCGTTCTGTGTTTTTATTCGGGACATGAAATGGGTTTTATGAGATTTTGCTTCTGATAAGTGTTTTTCTGGTTTTTTGGTTCGTTCATGTATGAGGTTGCTGACCATCGtttcactgttttttttttttacaccttTCATCTGTAAACTTTGGCCGGTTTAGTAGTTTTCTGTTCTTGGTTTTCGTTTGCTCTTGGGATGGTTGATTCATGTTAGGTTTTGTGGATAAAGGGAGGATGATggtgtgatgatgatgatgttggcGGGTCACTATTTCTCTccctctttcatttttttcttttgtttatttggcccttttctcttcttttgccCTTTTTTTTCTGCAGTAACTAATGGTTctgttcatttttatttgtgttgtgGTTTGGTTTGTAAGTTGTGCTGCAATTtacttttgttgttgatttggttAATCTTCTTTGTCTATGTACTTTTGGTTGGCTTATTTATTGCTGAAATCATGATGTCTACAGTGTATCCCTTGTGATTCTTCCTAATTGGTTTCTTTTGTGTGTCTTTTTGCTCCTTTGTCATCGTTGCATGACGATCATTTGCTTTTTTCTCCATGTTAAATGGTGCTAGGGAGCCGTGGGATTGGCATAGGGAGGACTACTATCTCCAGAAGAGTTTCAATTATGGTAACTCTAACTTGTGGTTCTAAGTTGGATTAGTCTTAAAATAATTGATGCCTGAGAAAGTTTTCTTGTTTGAGCAGAAATTTCGCAAGGACTGTGGAATGAGGTTCCTCAAAATGAAGATCTGTCATGTGTGTTCAATGATGAAACAACCCCAGTGAAGGCATGTGGGGATTTTTCATACAATGTCAATAATAGTGGTAAGGTACTTCTATCTGGTATGCACTTATATGTTGTCTAACAATCAATATGTGCAACTTGGATATTAgttctttttcatttctataatGTCGGGTGAACTTGACAAAACTGGTAGGGTTATTGCCTTGTGGAACCAAATTGTAGCTTTGCTTGTAGGGATATAGCTTTATGCATCATGTGTTGGGTTACCTTTACTTTGTATTACTATTGTTATTCCTGCTATGCTTTTTTATGTGCAATGTTGTCCTTTCTAACTCTAATAAGGTGGATTTCAGAGTCAAATGATCTGCAAAATGAACCAGACAAGTGTTTGAAGACTTCTTATCAATTTAAGAGACGGAGGATGCTACAATTCAATACTCAAAATGGGTGTCACTACCCCTCCAACGAACAAATGTCTTCAGCATATTTGAAAGTAAAGGTCAGTGCTTTTTTACCTTAGTGATTTTTCACACTCATAATTGGTCACGCCATATGAAAAAATGAGAGCACAAGTACACTTAATTTGAGCAAAttcatctttttcttaaatatattgCACATGATATAGCTGACCAAGGTAGGAATATGTTTTGTCTTAAGGTAGCTAAAACTTGTGCAACTTTTCCTTGTTATTTTTGCAAGATTTCCGTTTTGTTTTGTACTATATTTCATAGTTATGCTTTTCTGAAATGATTAGTTCAGCCATATTGGTTGATATCACTTCATCTGTGAAGTAGAACTTTATCAACTGTCTCAACCGCAAGTTTTCTGTAGCCATTAGAAGACAGTTTAGTATAATAGAGCCTGTTTTAACTTAGACTTCTGTGATGACTATTAAAATGTGACAATGAGATGATTATTAACCTGGTGTTCTTGTTTTGAGTTGATCAACAATCCTGTTTCTGTCCTTCAAGGCTTCATGATTTGCAATGAACATTGTTGGCACTAGACACTATCACTCAATGAGATGTTGTTTGAGTTAATAATTTTGTAGAGTTGCTGTTTTTGCCAGATTTTGTAACTGTTACATTATGTGTATAGGGGAAGGAGGACCCAAATGAAGAGATATTCTCAGAATTTTCCCAATGGGTATCTGGGGCATCAGGTTTACCTTTTGCAAAGATTAGGCTTtgttcttttttcctttttagatGAATTTGATATCTTTAACCAATTACAATGAAACGTGCATTAGGAAGTGCATCTGCTTCCAGTTATGAGGATCTTGAATCAGCTGAAGGGTGGCTAGCAGATTGTTTTGCAGAGGCTGATATGCAATTATGTCCTGATgatttgtatgcttctaagacCGCCACTAATATATGATATGACATGTATCTTTTTATACAAAACAGTCTTATGATTATGTTATTTGACTCAGGAATTTTTCTGGGGCTGATGATGTTCATCTAGATGTTGCAGGTAGGAAATTTTCTGCCTGCCATTTACTCTAATTTCCCTCCTTTCTTGCACACtttgacttatttgaaaaaCGTTATATGCTTCCATAGATCTGTGCAACATCCAAACTGTGCAAGAACAAAATCCGGTTCAGCACCGCGCCACTAAAATCCCCAAAAATATTGTCTTCAAAGGTTTGTTATGTTCTTGATACAGTTCTTTTGCTTGTTTTAATTGTAATGGATATCTGCATAATATCTCATCTACTAATATCATTCAAGTTGCTAGGAGATGAAGCTGTTTGAATAAACTTCTGCATATACAATATTAACTTGCATAACACAAATATTATCTTTCAGAGAAGCTTCTATAAGAGAACTTTCTGCAGATTGATGTAATACATTAGCTAACTTTGGCTTATGGTTGCTGTCAAATGCTAAAGAATCTTTAACCAGAAACAATAGTACATAATAGTTATCTTCTTTTGTGACATGAAATAAAATTCTGACTTTGTTTAACAGGTACAGGGGGAAAATCATCTGTAGAAACACCCACAAAGATATCTGCTTCTGTGGCCTATCCATTTGCCTTCATTAAACCCAGTGGTGCTCATGGAGATGTAACTCTGAAGGAAATAAATCAGCGTCTTCTGTCTCCACCTCCTCTCAAATCCAAACCAAGTGTGGAAGATCCATCAACTTACCCAAAATCAGCCTTTTCTGGGAAGCCTGTTGTTGGAAAAACCAAAATTCACACTGAAGGGGGAAAAGGTAGCATCACAATTATGAGAACCAAAGGTTAAGAAGTGTTTAGTGCTAACTTTTATGTTGGGTTTGGCTTCATTTTGTGCATGTAAAACACCTGGTAATTTAATAGTTGGTATCGCAATGTTTTGTTCTTGTTATGCACTCATGATAACACCACCTTAGTGTGTGTCGTAGTTGAGGATCTAGATGCTTTTCTCTTGGTGTAGATGCTTTTGTTTAAGCTAACTCTGCTATGAAAATTTTGATCAACCCTGATATCCTATATTATGATATAACAACATCTATAAACCTAGTTGGTTTAATGAATTTATCAGTGTTTGTACATGTAAAGAATTTCTGTTTTTGtccttataaattttgttttgtaagctatgaaaagaaatttaatttgatgTGCTATGTCTGTACGCATGTTATGCTGATACAAGGATGTGTAACTTGCTTTAGAACTTGAATCTAAGATGTTTAAGAGTTAACTTCTACTAAATGAAGCTTAAGACGTGAATAACTAGGATGCATGCctgatgaaaattaaaattttaagcactaaaaaagtttataaaaaatcattaaaaattattaattaattgattcactttatattgaaattttttcgCGCAGAGTATTCCAATGGGACTTTCTTTTCCTTGTAAGCAACCATGACTAATAGCATATGATGTTAAAAACATATggcgttacttttacaaattgtTACAAATATGTTATGACAAAGGATAAACCAAAAACCTTATTTCAGATTGCAGAcacaataacttttattttttatgatttttttgcaACTTACTATTagattaaaattcaattttcataaaattatatatacacattttaAATCAATCTATAATTATTCGATGCATGGTTTTGTATAGATAAAAACTATGTAGTTTTAAAAATTggcaaaatttataatttttaaaggatactaaaatatgaataatattttattattgttcaaTTTTTACAAATGTTGGCAGATAATCATAATAacaagaaattataatttaactcttagacaacaaaaaaaacaatttttatgtaAAGTTATCAGCATtgtaacatattatatatatatatatatatatatatatatatatatatatatatatatatatatatatatatattatggtaAAACTATTGTTGCGCCTATAGTTGTTAATGGAATTGTGGGAACTTTTAAACCCTTTGTTATTGGTACCTGTTATGAATGTCTAATGTTTACatcttatttttgtaaacaaaCTTTGAAACTTTTATATAACTTGACCATCCCAtctcatcaaataaatttaatcagtGATATAGTcttctaatttatatatttgaaatttttacaaTATGATATGTGAAATATACAatgttaacttttattaaatggaaaaggaaaaattaaatattttaaaaaacttaaaaaaccaaattgaataaaaaaataataaaaagatcaaAATAAATCAGACAAACAAGCTAGaggattaaattaataattaagtctttaaagaactaaataataaattaattaataatggaacataaaaaatgtaataatttatcaagaaacaaaagaatattttaaagcttcaataacaaaatatattaaacattgTGTATATAGTTGGTGTGTTTTGGGTAGATGGGTTATGCATTGCCGGATTGGACCTGAGGTTGAATTATTTGGATCAACTTTTAGGGTCTTTCTTTCTGTATCTCCAAAATTTTTTCTACacctccaaattttttttaaatttttaaaaatttctttgacCATTTAAGAAACCCACGGACATCACACCTCCAAAATTACTTATggatgtcgacttccggaagtcaaataTGTCATCGAAAGTCAACTtccgaaaatcaaaatatatcactggaagtcgacttctggaagtcaaaatgtatcaccGGAAAGTCAACTtctgaaaatcaaaatatatcactggaagtcgacttctgaaagtcaaaatgtatcaccggaagtcgactttcggaagtcaaaatgtatcaccggaagtcgacttccggaagtcaaaaattattaccggaagtcaacttccagAAGTCAAAACACATTACCAGAAGtcaacttccgaaagtcaaaaaattaaaaaattaccggaagtcaacttctggaagtcaaaatatggaattaattttttgactttcggaagtcgacttccggtaaaaattttgacttccggaaatcGACTTCCGATAatacattttgactttcggaagtcgacttccggtgatacattttgactttcggaagtcgaattccaatgatatattttgacttccggaaatcGACTTCCGATGAtgtattttgacttccggaagtcaacaTCCGAAAGTAATTTTGAGGGTGTGATGTCTGTGGGATTTCTTAAATGGTTAAAGGAttttttggaaatttaaaaaaaaaaattggaagtgCAGAAGAAATGCTTGGAGGTGTAGAAAGAAAGACACTTTTAGAACAAGTTTCTTTTTTCGATATAATCTCTCTCGAGTAAACGAGTTTTACTTGTTGATTTTCTAGATTGTCCCTAACTTATATTACTAAATCcagttcaatttaaaatttaattttttttatttttattacttcaaCAGTGTAAATAGacattaaaaaatgatttaaacatattttaagtatttttaattaaataattattaatttttttgtctattgaataatcattttttttaatttttaaattgacatcttgttttttttgttatttaggtgatatgtttattattttgtccATCATCTTACTTACTCTTCACGTGTTGAGaactaatttttgtaattaatatataaatgatgtTATGATTGATCTAAAACAATTAGTGATTTTTATTGCCCTCACTAAAAACATGTTGCATAACAAGCTTGTTAGACTCTGCTATAACTTCCACATCATTACTTGTAGTGACTAATGGATTATCTCTTCTCTATTGTTGAGACCATtcttattatcaaatatatttttaatgaaaacactaaaaattatttgtttttttttttcattaactgaaatattatcttatattaatcaaataatCTCACATTTATTAACATATAGAAACAAGTAAACTAAACAAGGATGACacagtaaaataataatcacttatctatttaataaaaaattaaatacaagataattaattaaaagtataaaagttACCCAATATACAAAAACaagtttaataataattcaattaaaatacctaaatttataaaagatttaaaacttaattatgctttaaaaaaagttaaatgtatCTATAGatatttctttctgcacccaaATACCTTCTTCCCTtccatattttctaaatttccaattttgcccaTCATTATTTATACTAATCCttagtttgaatttattttctttccagTATTGTAATCCAAAAACTTTTCAGATTTATTAATTCCTAAgagtatatttaaatttagtgtttttttaattgaataatcgataatctaaaatataatattagatACTATGTAAtcttaaagttaaatttttggaatatttatttcttcaaaattatatattttaaacgaTAGTTaacattctaaattatataatataaaatgcaggtataattattgatttgtctctcaattgaatttgttcaatttgatttctgaatttttgaaaaaatttggtACCCTTACTTTTTAAAGTTGATTTATTTAGTACCTCTCATTATACTTTATTGaaccacttaaaaaaaaaggtatcaAATTGCATCTTTCAAAAACtcaaggatcaaattgaacattttaaaaatttggaaaccaaattgaaccaactcaaaaattgagggaccaaatcaataattatacctaaaatgtatttttgaaatattttcgAAGTGTCatcatcaaatataattttttcactccTGAATTGATTAATCTAGAACTGAAATTTTCTGCTTCGAATAACACAATGGTAAACTTTctcttttttaaaaagtttgtaatCCAGGATATGATTTAATATCCAGAATTTGGTACTATGCGGTGGAACATAATGCACTTGGCCATTTCTTCATACAAGAACcctaaaacaataaattttgattGTTTGGGTGGGACATAATTCAAAAAGACATTATCGTCGATGACTTTAGCCACGTTCCAATGTTGGAATAAATTTATCACTTTGTTGGGAAACAAGATTTTGGAAATACATCAACTATGAAAGTTCCAGACGAAAATctgaaattaaacaaattaatcgtatttgaattatataattctaaaatataaaattcactaatattttaaatcatataaattaaaaatgttaaataatattaaaattaaataatttcagatttttaaaacaaaacattaaagtttttaaattttaattatgtaattcaaaatattattttcaaggTTCAgatgatataatttaaaaaaaaatctaaatttacatatattattacGAATTATTTAATCTGAAAGTTTCCGAACTATACTATAAGAATTTCAAATGGGATAccataataaaaacaaagagCAGAATtcgaaactaaaaaaatatgaacataTACAGAAGAAGTTCTAAgcatagaaaaagaaatacatcactaaaataaaactatgaataattttaatgactaaaaatatgtttaaaagttaatttaaagactaaatttttaaataaaaattaatttaagactaatttaaaattattttaactattaataatttttaatttataaattgatatctaaatttatcatattaattattttttatttttaaaattgattattattaaaatatttttgtatatatatttgcattttcttcattttatttctttatttcactATTACTTACTCTATTTTCTACTGCGCAATTACTATTTTCAAAGTAAATAAAGCAAAATTcatgattttgatatttaaatagATTACATCGACAGctgtttgagatttttttttttgtttggaatttaatgtaatattcctgtttttttaaatatttacaataaaaagtGTAAATATTGTAACAATTTTCTTATGAATATGTAAGTCACACGAGCTACATtgaaatcaatttaattttcaatctaATGCAGTTAAATTGTGTTTATATATCCTTCTATTTAAACACTTTAAGTTGGTTTGAATTGAACCATCGggtttaaataaattatcatatttcaattaaaagaatatatcaaAGTAAAtggttttgatattttttaatgtctataataatgattatatttatagGACATATATGAAAACAATCATATgataacataaaattatttctatactaaaattattaaataattaatattttaatatatatgatattgatTTGGTTGTATTCATTCAATTTGAAATTCATGATGAAATTCATGATGATCATGCCACTTAATGAAATAATTAGTTCACTATTTTCTTatatcttttcctttttcccatatattttttctagtgcttaatgagagagaaaacaaatatattttctttatgcaaatttaattcaatagaagttttaaataattaatttttaatttttttattgtggtgatgaaacataaatattttttttcctaaattattacaaaaaatttgtgttttgtccttaaactaaaatataagtattttttttcttacatcttatgaaagtaaaatataaagttcgtaaactaaaatataattgtagGACTACTACCATCTTCTTTTtctaatgaatatattttggTATTAGTTGACTATATGACAAAGTGAGTTGAAATACTGGCAGTTTCTAAGGTCGATGCCAAaacaattatcaaatttatcaaCAGAACATTTTCAATAGGTTGGGAACCCCGAGAGTGTTGATTAGTGATAGAGGTTCACATTTTTGCAATGTTCAACTTCCAAAAAGTTTGGAGCATTATGGAGTGTGACATAAAACTGCATCACCTTATCATCCACAGACCAATGGACAAACAGAGGTGTCAAACAGGGAAATCAAACATGTTCAAGAGAAAATAGTGGCATCTTCAAGAAATGATTGATAAATAAAGTTGGATGACACACCGTGGGCCTATAGAACTACTTATAAGTCTTCTACTATTTATCCCAATTCCAACTGGTATACGGTAAGTCATGTCACTTACCGGTCGAGTTGGAACATAAGACTTATGGGCTctgaaatttttgaatttttgactCAAAGGTTGTAGGAGATAAAAGAAGATTACAACTGTAGGAATTGAAAGAAATGAGACTCAAGGCTTATGAGTCCTCTAAGCTTTACAAGGAAAGGATGGAAGCTTATCatgacaagaaaattctcaaaaaaGAATTTTATCCAAGCCGATCAGTGTTACTGTTCAATTCCATGTTAAGGTTATTTTCTGGAAAACTCAAATCAAAATGGCTAGGACTAGAGATGACAAAAATACTCGTGTCTGTGGGTATCCACGAATAAAATCCGTGATGGATATAGTTGGTATGGTACCCGTGGGTATTTGTTACCCGTGAGTAGTTGGTATTTTAATATCCGCTTATAAATGGGTTGGAtgcgggtatcatactatccgtactcGCGAGTACCCGTTACccgtaaaaaatttaaatttaaatttaaatttatgttttatgaagttaaatttaatgaaaattaaattttaatttacattttattagattaaattaaatttatatttaatataatttatattttattttacatttttttgtaagtttatttaaatttaattttaaatatttataaaat
This region of Vigna unguiculata cultivar IT97K-499-35 chromosome 5, ASM411807v1, whole genome shotgun sequence genomic DNA includes:
- the LOC114183846 gene encoding protein XRI1-like isoform X1, whose translation is MLRERGRGERTLISDYCFLVEIATSEMDYSDYKEPWDWHREDYYLQKSFNYEISQGLWNEVPQNEDLSCVFNDETTPVKACGDFSYNVNNSESNDLQNEPDKCLKTSYQFKRRRMLQFNTQNGCHYPSNEQMSSAYLKVKGKEDPNEEIFSEFSQWVSGASGSASASSYEDLESAEGWLADCFAEADMQLCPDDLNFSGADDVHLDVADLCNIQTVQEQNPVQHRATKIPKNIVFKGTGGKSSVETPTKISASVAYPFAFIKPSGAHGDVTLKEINQRLLSPPPLKSKPSVEDPSTYPKSAFSGKPVVGKTKIHTEGGKGSITIMRTKG
- the LOC114183846 gene encoding protein XRI1-like isoform X2 encodes the protein MEPWDWHREDYYLQKSFNYEISQGLWNEVPQNEDLSCVFNDETTPVKACGDFSYNVNNSESNDLQNEPDKCLKTSYQFKRRRMLQFNTQNGCHYPSNEQMSSAYLKVKGKEDPNEEIFSEFSQWVSGASGSASASSYEDLESAEGWLADCFAEADMQLCPDDLNFSGADDVHLDVADLCNIQTVQEQNPVQHRATKIPKNIVFKGTGGKSSVETPTKISASVAYPFAFIKPSGAHGDVTLKEINQRLLSPPPLKSKPSVEDPSTYPKSAFSGKPVVGKTKIHTEGGKGSITIMRTKG